DNA sequence from the Vicia villosa cultivar HV-30 ecotype Madison, WI linkage group LG3, Vvil1.0, whole genome shotgun sequence genome:
aaactcgctaatttACGGGGATAAAAAATCTATTTAAGTCTTATATTTATAACTATAATCTCTGAGATCATCTAAACTTGAATCTAAGTAGAATAAATAATTGTTGGACTTGTTTATTTCAGGATGGTTGAATTTTCAATAAGTAATGCTAGATATAGTTATGTGCATGATCAGAAATATCCCTCTGAAGACATACACCATATAGTTCTGAGGAGAAGTGGTGCAAAACATCTTTTTGTGTATGCCTCAGCACTTTTTGTATTAGCATGTGGCATCTATCTCTATGTTTCTGAGGTAtgtcttcaaacaaaatttctctGTCAGGGACTTGAGGATTTTGGAAATTTTGTGACTTTTTCTCGCTTCTTTCTTTTCTATTGACAGGAAAAATCGATCACTCTTGTGTATTACAGTTTGCTTTTTGACATTCTTCTTGTCAAGTTGTTACTTCGGAAGCCTGTTAATAAAGGTGAGCACCTGACTAACAGGGTTTGTGACACTCTGAAAGGTTACTTTATTTTCATTGTAAACCAGGAAAATAAATCTAAAatgtatgttttatttttaaaacttggtCATTTTGACAATGTTGTCTTTTACTTGCAGAGTCTGTTGTGATTATGCCAGCTTTTGGTGTACAGCTTGAGAATCACTATATGAGGTAAATTTTTTGTTAATCAGTtgtttcatcaacaatcaacattatGTTAGGACACATGAAAAGCTTAGTCTAGCATTATATAGCTTGCTTTGTAAATGATTGTGCACTTCATAACTATTGTCTTTCAAAGAAAAGGTTGGGATATTGGAATGCTGGTGCTAGTACAAGGTTCTTTAGTCAGTTTGTAGGATGCAGATTCCTTGCAATCAGGAAAATGTCGTATTCGTTCAGTCTAGATATCCTCGACCATTTGATCCATGCATTGGTCCATATTATTTATATCTTGTTCGCTTCAGTCTTAAACCACAAAGGAGTCATGCACGCACATTTTGTCCAacagtctgcattgtttgttTTACTCTCATGCACACACCTTTCCCTCTCCCCAAACGTTGAGGCCAACTCTAGGATCAGATGATGTTCAGCCGCGCCACACCACCACCTTTTCAGCGCACTTTGTGTCTCCGTAGTGTTGTTTCCTAAAGGATCCTATAAACAGTTACGTGTTTCATCATCTTCTACGACAGAGAGTATAAGAAGAACCTATACTCCAGAATTCGGGATGGATTTTTCCCTTGACCTCTCCAGTGTTTGTGAAGGTAACAGGGTATTTTCATGTACTGAAGTTGCTGCTGGATACATTGGAATGATTGAGGATTTTGTCCTTTGGGGTTTTATTAGAAAGTAACTTGTGCTTGGATTATAAATTGAGACTTAAGATTCAAAACCAAGTCTGCAGTAAGATAAATTGTGCTCTCTGATTTGGGGTTTCAGCGGATAAATTTGCCACCTGAAGCATAAGGATCCAATTTTTACAGGGGAAAGTAACTGCTAATATTCTATCAGATTTGATATGTTAAATTGAACCAATTTGTTCATTCTCGTCAACTGTATCAGATTTGCTAATGTAAAACTTTATCCTTGTTAAATTGTGTTTGACGATGCTGTTTTCAGCTCAAAACTGAAAACTAAAAATGAGTTGATACGGGCCTTTGGATGAACAAAATGGTGGAAGAGTATTTGACTGTGTGAATGTGAGAATTCTCTGACTGCAGAGAATCCGCATCAATATGTTTTTCATGAAAATGTAAATATCTTCTAAGTTTTGTTTTTAGTTATGAGATCATATCTAACTTTTACGAGCTCATTCAACGAGTTATCTTGCTTGGCTTTCATTATGACCCTTCTAACTCCGGCAAGGATTTCTCATATTCCATTCCCTAAAGTACTTATTTTGTTGATTCTTTGTTACAGTGGAAAAGTCATACGATGCTTTGTTCCCATTGACAAGATTCTAAAACCTGTTTTATTAGAATGTGTGACTCCAGTGACTTGCTACTGGACTCTATCCTTGATTGTTCGTGAGGAATCAGAAATGGTGTTAGTTTTCAAGGTAAAGTCAAATTTTGGTTTGCACTAGGTGTCATTCTGAAAGTCTTTTTTACTTGGCACTCAAAAACTACTGTTTTTTTTAATTGGCTAAACATATGTTTTTTAAGTACTAACAAAGAATCGCCAAATTTGTTTGCTAGAAATTGCGACCGCCTGTTAAAATGCTGGTCCATATCTGGAAGGCTTTGTGTGCTGCAACAGATAATAAAGAAGAGACTTGTACACATACAGAGTGAGTGATGGATGAGTTCCTAATTGTTATACTCTTGAATTCACATGAAAAAATGATCATTATAACCATACTGGTTCAGGACTTACTGATATGATCTCAAGTTGATAGTTTGGAATAGGACTGCTAGAGCAAGTACCTTCCCACTATCATGTCTGAATTGAACCTCTACTATACGTAATTAAGAAAAATGTAACAAGGCCTTGAAAATTGGCATAGAAAATCAGCATAAGCATAGAAGGAGTTTAAGAAACAATGTTAGAACAATTCATAGTTTCTTTGCAGTTTAATCTAGAATATATGATCTATTATTTGTATGTTGTTTTAGAGGGTGTTGGTTACACTCCATCACCATACTTGCTACACATTAACCTTTATAAAATGCCTATCAATTTTAACATGTTTGGTTCGGTTATGTTGAACAGGATTTTGTATAATATTAATTGATGCCCTGTTATCACAATACAACTTTATTGGAGGAGTTATATGAAGTTTCAACTCTTCTAGAATTCTTACAACTTTATTGGAAGAGTTATCCGAAGTTTCAACTCTTCTAGACTTTTTTGAAGCCATATAATCTCACAAACATCTTGAACCATTGCCATATATTCTTCCTCAACACTACTTCTTACTACtacattttgttttttattctcCTCCAAGTAGCTAAGTGCATGTTTGGTTTAGCTTTTGGAAaggccaaaagcaattctagaagactagaattgattctgggttattttaagatgtttggttaggcaaaagtagaattgattctgtctccagaattgattctaccagaagctagaatttgtagcttctgcctccagaattgattctggatgatttttacattgtaatttattgttcaactcacttttacataaatgtatccaaacataaatcaattcagctaaactcaattctgataaaatcaattctactaaactcaattctgctagaatcaattctgtccaccgccaatccaaacacaccctaagtttACTCAAACAAATGTGCAGTAACAAGAAGTTGACTTCCTATTTGTAATAGAATATGTCCAGACTACATCACTGTACACTTCAATGTCTTGCTAATGTGTTTTCTTAAAGAAGAGTCCTTTGTTTGGGGGAACTTTTGAAGTATCTTAAAATGTGGTAGATACTCTCTAAATGTTTATCATGTGGTGAGTGCACGGATTGACTCACTAAACTTTCAGCAAATGCTATATCTGGGCGAACGATTTTAGGTTTCACAGCCAATGGTGTTAGGTTTCACAGCAGGAGCAAACAATTTTAGTAATCAATATCATATGTTTGTGTAAAGTTTTTGGAAACAAGTCGAACTTTATACTTCTGAGTTGATTCATCTGCCTGACATTTCATGGTAAACATCCATTTACATATCacaattatttttcttctaaGATCAACCTCTTTCCAAGTCTAATTTTTTTAAGAGCCCAAATCTCATCTAATACAACTTTCCATTTAGCAACCCTTAGAGCTTCATGCATATCACTTGGAATTTCTATTTTAGCTGGTTCACAAGTAAAGGCTCTAAAATGGGTGGCAATTTGTCATAAGATATAGAGTTGAAAATAAGATGTTTGTAGAGGATCTTACACCTTTCCTAACAGGAATAGATAGAGTATAATTAGCAATATGGTtggttgaaaaggaaaaaaaaacattattaagaACAAGTTCAATAAGGATAAATAAGCTCATAATTAGAATTTTCAGAAATTAGAAAAAGTTCAATATGATTTGGAGACACTTTTACATGTTCTCAGATGATTGATAATGTCGAGATTCTCGTATGAAAGTATATTATTTCAAAAAACATTTGTGAAAACATCCAATGAAATTTTGGAATTCAAGAATTTGCAAGGCTTCACATTTATCAAACATGTTCCAGTAAGATTTCTTCATCCTAAAGAAACTTTGAAACTGTACTTGAAATAATAATTTCCTATAAACTTCTagatgtttattattttttttagctaCACCATTTTATTGTGGGATGTCCACATTGTTAAGAGTTTTTGAAGTATTTCAAGTGCTGTAACCGATTAACACTGAAGTGTAATCGGTTATTGACATTAAAAAGGGTCAAATAAACTGTAGAAAAGTATTTTTGGAGTTGCTGTAATCGGTATACCTAATGGTATTTTTCAATTTTGTGtcagctgtaaccggttacacgtTTGTGTTAATCGGTTATAGCTCCGAGTTTTTGACTTTTCTTAATTTTTGACTTGATACTTTTGTATCCCAATTGTTGTATAAATACCAAGATGTTGTGTTTTTAATGTAGAATTAACAAAATCACAATAATTCTCACCCTCaattctctctctccctctctctctctctaactcTCTTCTCTCTCACTTTCTCTTTCTCCACATACTCAAAGTGGTAGTACCAGTAGTATCATCCTGCAAAATAGAATAATATGAGTAGTCAAAACAAAGCAGATCAAAGCCCATATGAAGGGAGAAAGCACTATGCCTACCATATGATTTGTATTGTCGAGACTTGAGTTGCCACTTTCAACAACTGCTGCAGTCCCAATAGTTTTGAGAGGTTTCACCTCCGAGATTTGTTGGGTGGCAGATGCCTCAGGCTTCGATGTAACGGAGGCCTTCGCATGCACACCAGAAGTCAAAGGTTTTTACTTCTTCCGGTGAACCAGTTTTGATTGAGGAGGAGACAAGTCTTCAGGATCGGAGTCGAGTTGTatgctgtaacaccccaaatctaccccgcaatcaaaaggaatatcagagtacaaaatttcaagcaaataggacataacgattcggagcatcacattttaaacaacaaaatcacatacaCATATCATGCTCAAttacttagatacataacacacatgtaggagaacaatatcaAAATCATTAATCGTTGTCAgcaaatcaagtacttgcatcgcagcggaaaatcatatgtcaacaacaatataactcatAATATCACGACCAAACACGACACAatacatctaaaaagtctcaGCATAACATAAAGACAAgtttaacaaggataaacacaagaagccaaaacatgaacaagtaatccaacgttccccgagtgctacgtatcagagcatcgacacacaccgactcaagctataggtacacgactactccgcgtcattacctgcacgttaccaacggagggtaacattcaaacagaaggggtgagatatcattcattataaagaagtgtatgataatattcaaagcggagaaataatcatacattggtcaccacttctcaacatatatcacttactactattcacatcattcaacatcttaccgacaacaataatatcaatctcaattaaggcatacataggcattcatcacatatgctcaacgaaacaaccatcaaatcgacaggagataacattcatgttatgcacacacaaatattcaaatacgactcatcatacgactttacttatgcaactcgaacaatgcaaatgcatgtggtaccattggagtaaaactcccatctcaaacaattgccattgggccgtctcaaacatccgCCACAAGGGccatctcaaacatttgccactagggccttctcaaacaatgcaatgaatgtgactcaatgatgcacattcacaatcacacttaacgacataatcgactcaaacaacataatctacgtatacgacatgatcaacttaaacgacataatcaattttggatatccaatgtcaacaaaatccaattcaagacagattccaagagtattcaatgttatactaagcatattcaatggaaagacatcaattagggtttcacgtaggtccaaacggcacttaaaaaggagttacggttcaaaagttacatcatttcaaagtttagaaaaagttctgcaaaacagggttcgcggtgcCAACAAGGTTCGCGGTGCGAACTGAACGAATCAAATAttcctaactttctgccaagcagtttgcGGCGctaacaagggttcgcggcgcgaactgagtgaaccaaatcttcccaagttaCTGCCAagaagttcgcggcgccaacaaaggtttgcggcgcgaactggcgattttcagaaaaccccagacacagaaaacagcatacgaaacccatcccaaaacccctaaactcaacccaatcaagttggaaaacaccaagcatcacgaacaacaatagaatacatgttataaacacaattataacacctattatgggtcttctaacatcataacatcatcaaacatcaattagaatacatttcaaatcataaattcatgcatttgttcataaatcctaacatctctacacacaacttccatggatacaaacatacaatcaaatcccacccaaaacatcatcatacatccctttagcatgaaagaatcacacccttaccttaggttttggattgaagccaactctatcttcaaccttgagattctcctcttctctcctctcttctcttctttcaccaaaaaccccaaatgaacttctaatttctatttcctctaaaactgatcggaaaaatagcaagtgtactatttttgcctctgtagtaataataggggaaattccccgaatatcgatctcaaggactgcgtaggaaatacagattcgtaaaatatgattcaattgaacaaaagattaatgttttggttttgggggattaaatccttgcaaagtaaaataatgagaaaataaattgatttttgttatcaaatatatgagatgctagggtgagtggttgatttggcatgcaacacttcagaattaagatctcttcaacaagttcataacattcagttaccacatccttagggtgaatcctcctaagtccttagtgagaaaacctttggtcttccaacctaaatcctaagtccttaggaacctaaattgaaaccaagcttttatataatcaaggttatgtggtaattatagggtatccctagtcctaggtgatatctactataatcaaattatgcacaaaccctaacaactacagtcctgtatttgttagccatagattaatccttatttgaccgataaagaaaacaagaagaacattgcataatttaactgaataatataaaccaatgtattgacgaaatcacaaattcatcgttattacaaaaccaaatcaggaccaccccctagcattggggggtttagcctctcataatattcaagaaagacataataaagaatgtagacattactaaaaaataatggtgactttgatcttcaatggcggaaacccttgaatccctccgtctccaaaactcttgatgaagctatcttctctcttctgtgattttctatcgtatgatgcaaaagtcccaaaataattctctcaaactcaactaaatagtctaggtacaaatctcagccaaatgaaatgtctaaagtgccctcaaggtggagatttaatgaaaaagccctaaaattggaagtttcacgctctcagcagcactggccgtgcttggacgcacgggtggccgtgttgctttttatttttatttttgctcccagccatcctgacatgggccgtgcgtggaagcatgGGCGGCCGTTTGtcgtccctggattttgtatggagagtgccattctcctgacacggcgtggaagcacgggcggccgtgttagaccccagaaccttgaattttcatctttctcttgcctctcctcccttcatagttgctttgacacttaagatgacttgttcaaccctgaaattcgtacacaactaaccaaacggcatcaaaagaatctaaataacttaaattaaaacataatgcaaagtaaacagaaaaataatgaaacatgaaatacttaaacaaaagcaataaaacattgatcaaagtgttaccgaatcgacaaattc
Encoded proteins:
- the LOC131662593 gene encoding uncharacterized protein LOC131662593; its protein translation is MVEFSISNARYSYVHDQKYPSEDIHHIVLRRSGAKHLFVYASALFVLACGIYLYVSEEKSITLVYYSLLFDILLVKLLLRKPVNKESVVIMPAFGVQLENHYMSGKVIRCFVPIDKILKPVLLECVTPVTCYWTLSLIVREESEMVLVFKKLRPPVKMLVHIWKALCAATDNKEETCTHTEILYNIN